A part of Myxococcus landrumus genomic DNA contains:
- a CDS encoding PilZ domain-containing protein yields the protein MSVPTQDVLIVHPNEDRRAALASMLDRHRVVAVESQVEATRCMESAAPTLIIAPPENARRFLRHVDRAAPEAVRVFVCSQADRRGLEELVETAAEGHVFSTLDDSLTPTEMGQRITNILQLRASARVMPTARMEAGFRLQGRSYTARCLDVGNFGAAFQVPMDSSVGVFLPGVVVDELYIARDGRRVLHSRRALVRHVQPVRQGTEHALRIGLSWSRALEEPSTTPLAVVREPVSVLAALRKAVRRSASLWVHYPDTTAGQFVLDAPSVDLVEGRSVLRGTSVGASAVSTGDVLNLSFEVGGQSYAGVTSVLRQGDDLVLSLPRTLNLQNRRGLQRFRPGKEHRFLVSFNAPFSGKSVTRSVLDLSSRGLSFAFDASFEVLPAGSQLDVTLLLPDGSEASCRAEVRSVDEVSSGDGAENPLRPYRCGVRLLDVPARVRDAVHAAFISARSPVVEDGGRSAFAEIWKMMEAAHYNFHPDYPFGSEAEYLHLLENTHRRLCGSGELGSSLVYKDNDGVQGHVAGLRIHSRTWLVQHLAVRPGFHRADQIAHELSALAIELGESHEDIDFIRFSWREDNRWPSRLGAWLLRVMESHGLSWLRHFEYMRLPLDTAKAPSGPLPEVHEARDEDCARLEHFLRERGEVMRVLAEDLQADQMRLESLGARYAAHGLHRRRRVFTVDGDKGPLAMALQEEGSPGINLIEKTNAFWYVVLQPDHPGASAAVSALIQHCVEHARAEGRGMAVALAADEDVATLEAVGFQRMGRFSEWFFHRSMVRRWVELFRSIFERVQHTASGERARNRASRRSG from the coding sequence ATGAGTGTCCCCACTCAGGACGTCCTGATTGTGCACCCCAACGAGGACCGGCGCGCCGCGCTGGCGTCCATGCTGGACCGTCACCGAGTCGTGGCGGTGGAGTCCCAGGTGGAAGCCACCCGCTGCATGGAGTCGGCGGCCCCAACGCTCATCATCGCCCCACCAGAGAACGCGAGGCGTTTCCTGCGACACGTCGACCGGGCCGCTCCCGAAGCGGTCCGCGTCTTCGTGTGCTCGCAGGCGGACCGTCGGGGACTGGAAGAGCTGGTGGAGACCGCGGCCGAAGGCCACGTCTTCAGTACCCTGGATGACAGCCTGACGCCGACGGAGATGGGGCAGCGCATCACCAACATCCTCCAGCTCCGGGCCTCCGCGCGGGTGATGCCCACCGCGCGCATGGAGGCGGGCTTCCGGCTGCAAGGCCGCAGTTACACGGCGCGCTGTCTGGACGTGGGCAACTTCGGCGCCGCGTTTCAGGTCCCCATGGATTCCTCGGTGGGCGTCTTCCTGCCGGGCGTGGTGGTGGATGAGCTCTACATCGCGCGCGATGGCCGTCGGGTGCTGCACTCCCGCCGCGCCCTGGTGCGCCATGTCCAGCCGGTGCGGCAGGGCACGGAGCACGCGCTGCGCATCGGCCTGTCCTGGAGCCGCGCGCTGGAAGAGCCTTCGACGACGCCCCTCGCCGTCGTGCGTGAGCCGGTGAGCGTGCTCGCCGCGTTGCGCAAGGCCGTGCGGAGGAGCGCTTCCCTATGGGTCCACTACCCGGACACCACCGCGGGGCAGTTCGTGCTGGATGCGCCCTCGGTCGATTTGGTGGAGGGGCGCTCGGTGCTGCGAGGCACCAGCGTCGGCGCGAGCGCCGTGTCGACCGGCGACGTGCTCAACCTCTCCTTCGAGGTCGGTGGGCAGAGCTACGCGGGCGTCACCAGCGTCCTGCGCCAAGGCGATGACCTGGTGCTGAGCCTGCCGCGCACCTTGAACCTGCAGAACCGGCGCGGCCTGCAGCGCTTCCGCCCCGGCAAGGAGCACCGCTTCCTGGTCTCCTTCAATGCGCCATTCAGTGGCAAGAGCGTGACGCGCTCCGTGTTGGACCTGTCGAGCCGGGGACTTTCCTTCGCGTTCGATGCGTCCTTCGAAGTCCTCCCCGCGGGCTCGCAGCTCGACGTGACGCTGCTCCTGCCGGACGGGAGCGAGGCCTCGTGCCGCGCGGAGGTGCGCTCGGTGGACGAGGTGTCGTCCGGGGATGGCGCGGAGAATCCACTCCGGCCCTACCGCTGTGGCGTGCGTCTCCTGGACGTCCCCGCGCGGGTCCGCGACGCGGTCCACGCCGCCTTCATCTCCGCGCGCAGCCCGGTGGTGGAGGATGGCGGCCGGTCCGCCTTCGCGGAGATCTGGAAGATGATGGAAGCGGCGCACTACAACTTCCATCCTGACTACCCGTTCGGCTCGGAAGCCGAGTACCTCCACCTGCTGGAGAACACCCACCGGCGGTTGTGCGGGTCGGGAGAGCTGGGCAGCTCGCTCGTGTACAAGGACAACGATGGGGTGCAGGGCCATGTCGCGGGCCTGCGCATCCACTCGCGCACGTGGCTGGTGCAGCACCTGGCGGTGCGTCCGGGCTTCCACCGCGCGGACCAGATTGCACACGAGCTGTCCGCGCTCGCCATCGAGCTGGGTGAGTCGCACGAGGACATCGACTTCATCCGGTTCTCCTGGCGCGAGGACAACCGCTGGCCGAGCCGCCTGGGCGCGTGGCTGCTGCGGGTCATGGAGAGCCACGGGCTGAGCTGGCTGCGCCACTTCGAGTACATGCGCCTGCCACTGGACACCGCGAAGGCCCCGTCGGGGCCGCTGCCCGAGGTGCACGAGGCGCGCGACGAGGACTGCGCGCGGCTGGAGCACTTCCTGCGCGAGCGGGGCGAGGTGATGCGCGTGCTCGCCGAGGACCTCCAGGCGGACCAGATGCGGCTGGAGTCGCTGGGGGCTCGCTACGCGGCGCATGGCCTGCACCGGCGCCGGCGGGTCTTCACGGTGGATGGCGACAAGGGCCCGCTGGCCATGGCCCTCCAGGAGGAGGGCAGCCCGGGCATCAACCTCATCGAGAAGACCAACGCCTTCTGGTACGTGGTGCTCCAGCCCGACCACCCTGGCGCCAGCGCGGCGGTGAGCGCGCTCATCCAGCATTGCGTGGAGCATGCCCGCGCGGAGGGCCGTGGGATGGCCGTCGCGCTCGCGGCCGACGAGGACGTCGCCACGCTGGAGGCCGTGGGCTTTCAGCGGATGGGCCGCTTCTCCGAGTGGTTCTTCCACCGTTCCATGGTGCGGCGCTGGGTGGAGCTGTTCCGCTCCATCTTCGAGCGTGTCCAGCACACCGCGAGCGGGGAGCGTGCGCGCAACCGTGCGTCGCGGAGGAGCGGGTGA